A single region of the Pseudalkalibacillus berkeleyi genome encodes:
- the treR gene encoding trehalose operon repressor, with translation MRQNKFVPIYNDLQDKIQNNIYEPGLKLPSENELALQYNTSRETTRKALNLLAQNGFIQKVQGKGSIVLDVNKMNFPVSGLVSFKEVARNLGKEVKTNVHELSLQQLNEGLSQMLQATIDDQVWCVVRSREIDGEKVILDKDYLLQKKIPRLTREVCEHSIYDYIENELNLTISFAKKEITVENASLQDEELLDLGDHKHVVLVKNFVYLDDATLFQYTESRHRLDKFRFVDFARRSRG, from the coding sequence ATGAGACAGAATAAATTTGTACCGATTTATAATGACTTGCAAGATAAAATTCAAAACAATATCTATGAACCTGGTCTTAAGCTGCCATCAGAAAATGAGTTGGCACTACAATACAATACTTCTAGGGAAACGACACGCAAAGCACTTAATTTATTAGCTCAAAATGGTTTCATACAAAAAGTGCAAGGGAAAGGCTCCATAGTTCTTGATGTAAATAAAATGAATTTTCCGGTGTCAGGCTTAGTTAGCTTTAAAGAAGTGGCAAGGAATTTAGGGAAAGAAGTAAAGACGAATGTCCATGAACTCAGCTTGCAACAACTTAACGAGGGGCTTAGTCAAATGCTGCAAGCGACAATCGATGACCAAGTTTGGTGCGTAGTTCGATCGAGGGAAATCGATGGGGAGAAGGTCATCCTAGATAAAGATTACCTATTACAAAAGAAGATCCCTCGTTTAACAAGAGAAGTTTGTGAACACTCGATCTATGATTATATTGAGAATGAATTGAATTTAACGATTAGCTTTGCTAAGAAAGAAATTACGGTAGAAAATGCATCGTTACAAGATGAGGAATTGCTTGATTTAGGAGACCATAAGCATGTTGTGCTCGTAAAGAACTTCGTATATTTAGACGATGCAACTTTGTTTCAATACACTGAATCTAGACACAGATTGGATAAATTCAGATTTGTGGATTTTGCAAGACGATCCCGAGGATGA
- the treC gene encoding alpha,alpha-phosphotrehalase, translating to MHKEWWKKSVVYQIYPKSFNDTTNNGMGDIVGIIEKLDYLKELGIDIIWLTPVYDSPQRDNGYDIRDYYQIFEQYGSMADFESLLEEAHDRGIKVIMDLVVNHTSTEHEWFQKALQDPNNKYRDYYIWKDGVEGTPPTNWKSKFGGSAWAYDENSNQYYLHLFDVTQADLNWENPSLRKEIYEMMHYWFEKGIDGFRLDVINLISKDQRFLSDDGTIAPGDGRKYYTDGPRVHEFLQEMNNEVLSKYDVMTVGEMSSTTINDCIQYTNPNSRELNMTFNFHHLKVDYPQGDKWTKADFDFIELKKILSKWQVEMHEGNGWNALFWCNHDQPRIVSRFGDEGQFRETSAKMLATTIHMMQGTPYIYQGEEIGMTNPNFNDISSYRDVETLNAYEELLAEGKQEEEIIEILKQKSRDNARTPMQWNATENAGFSQVKPWIPVAKNYKQINAELATQNEDSIFHHYKKLISLRKEYDVITNGSYELLLEEHPTIFAYVRRNEDETLLVINNFYNKETDFQLPNGMNLGELQSEILLSNYQDSSREVDQFTLRPYESVVYYFS from the coding sequence ATGCATAAAGAATGGTGGAAAAAATCAGTCGTTTATCAAATATACCCAAAAAGCTTCAACGATACGACAAATAATGGTATGGGAGATATCGTTGGCATAATAGAGAAGCTTGATTATTTAAAGGAACTTGGAATAGACATCATATGGTTAACACCAGTCTATGATTCACCTCAGCGGGATAATGGATATGATATTCGGGATTACTATCAAATTTTTGAACAATATGGGTCGATGGCAGATTTTGAAAGTTTATTAGAAGAGGCTCATGACAGAGGAATAAAGGTTATTATGGACCTTGTCGTCAATCATACTTCTACAGAACATGAATGGTTCCAAAAAGCGCTTCAAGACCCTAACAATAAATATCGCGATTATTATATATGGAAAGACGGAGTAGAAGGAACCCCGCCAACGAATTGGAAGTCGAAGTTCGGTGGTTCAGCGTGGGCATATGATGAGAATTCGAATCAATATTATCTACATTTATTTGATGTTACTCAAGCCGATTTAAACTGGGAAAACCCCTCACTTCGTAAAGAAATATATGAGATGATGCATTATTGGTTTGAAAAGGGAATTGACGGATTTCGACTTGATGTCATTAATTTGATATCTAAGGATCAACGCTTCTTAAGTGATGATGGTACGATTGCTCCAGGCGATGGAAGGAAATATTACACTGATGGACCTCGCGTCCATGAGTTCCTGCAAGAAATGAACAACGAAGTCCTATCCAAGTACGATGTCATGACAGTTGGAGAGATGTCCTCTACAACAATTAACGATTGCATCCAATACACCAACCCAAATAGTCGTGAATTAAACATGACGTTCAATTTCCATCATTTAAAGGTGGATTATCCTCAAGGGGATAAATGGACAAAGGCGGATTTTGATTTTATTGAACTGAAGAAGATTCTTTCAAAATGGCAAGTAGAAATGCATGAAGGTAACGGTTGGAATGCACTATTTTGGTGCAATCATGATCAGCCCCGTATCGTATCCCGCTTTGGAGATGAAGGGCAGTTCCGTGAGACATCTGCCAAAATGCTCGCAACAACGATTCATATGATGCAAGGGACTCCTTATATTTATCAAGGAGAGGAAATTGGGATGACAAACCCTAACTTTAATGACATATCCTCCTATCGTGATGTGGAAACCTTAAATGCATATGAAGAGTTATTAGCGGAAGGAAAGCAGGAAGAAGAGATTATAGAGATCTTAAAGCAAAAATCTCGAGATAATGCTCGGACGCCGATGCAATGGAATGCAACAGAGAATGCTGGATTTTCACAAGTTAAGCCGTGGATTCCGGTTGCAAAGAACTATAAACAAATTAATGCAGAGCTCGCAACACAAAATGAAGATTCCATCTTTCATCACTATAAGAAATTAATCTCGTTACGGAAAGAGTATGATGTCATTACAAACGGTAGTTATGAGTTACTGTTGGAAGAACATCCTACAATATTTGCATATGTTCGTAGGAATGAAGATGAAACGTTACTTGTAATTAACAATTTCTATAATAAAGAGACAGATTTTCAATTACCGAACGGAATGAATTTAGGCGAGCTTCAATCTGAAATTTTGCTTTCCAATTATCAAGATTCAAGCCGAGAAGTTGACCAGTTTACATTAAGGCCATACGAATCCGTCGTTTATTACTTTTCTTAA
- a CDS encoding tyrosine-type recombinase/integrase, whose product MGNHETPKDAIAFLTDLEFRGKQPSTVKRYKYDLEDYLAWIRVNELGYDDQQVYTTDFIQTYFDFLITERSYSYRTLKRVYSVLKQYHLFLYSQRKCLTNPMNGIEIDNILDDSFTEEMFLSKQERETLLNILSSPEGLTENQLKAFPYLSKRNLGIITLMINYGLSLHEVSALSMSHLSFINRELKVITNNDLTKRTISLSNEDSELLYDYYTSIPSAVRPVQHTGDPFFVAFDFKRLTYRWSYETNKPKRLTEIAIQKMIRQEIARAGLRKGISAQHFRRTAILNQLKTNQNAEDIQHHFGMKTSLTLNRYLDYLQTTASH is encoded by the coding sequence ATGGGGAATCATGAAACACCGAAGGATGCGATTGCATTTTTAACGGATTTAGAATTTCGAGGAAAACAACCATCAACTGTAAAAAGGTACAAATATGATCTAGAAGATTATCTTGCATGGATTCGTGTAAATGAACTCGGTTATGATGATCAACAAGTTTATACAACAGATTTCATACAAACATATTTCGATTTTCTTATTACCGAGCGTTCTTATTCTTACCGCACCCTTAAACGCGTATATAGTGTTTTAAAACAGTATCACCTTTTCCTCTATTCTCAAAGGAAATGTTTGACGAACCCGATGAACGGAATTGAAATTGATAACATATTAGATGATTCATTCACTGAAGAAATGTTCTTATCAAAACAAGAACGAGAAACACTTTTAAATATCCTCTCTTCTCCAGAAGGGTTAACAGAAAATCAATTGAAAGCTTTCCCGTACTTATCTAAACGGAATTTAGGAATAATAACTTTAATGATCAACTATGGCTTAAGTCTTCATGAAGTGAGTGCACTCTCAATGAGCCATCTATCATTCATTAATCGAGAATTGAAAGTAATCACAAACAACGATTTGACAAAGAGAACGATATCATTGAGTAATGAGGATAGCGAACTTCTATATGATTACTACACTTCAATCCCTTCAGCAGTTAGACCTGTTCAACACACAGGGGACCCATTTTTCGTCGCCTTTGACTTTAAAAGACTCACTTATAGATGGTCATATGAAACTAATAAGCCGAAGCGTTTGACAGAAATCGCAATACAGAAAATGATTAGACAAGAAATTGCTCGTGCCGGTTTACGAAAAGGGATATCTGCGCAACATTTTAGAAGAACTGCAATTTTAAACCAGCTTAAGACGAACCAAAATGCAGAAGACATTCAACACCACTTCGGAATGAAAACGTCTTTAACATTAAACCGTTACTTAGATTACCTTCAAACCACCGCTTCACATTAG
- a CDS encoding YhcN/YlaJ family sporulation lipoprotein — protein MFKKITTILIVFLILVACNGMNGEEGQRHYSNPTEQDFKINKNNIEDAPIVKRTSAESANAKELVKLTEQVKGVKSARAIVSGIYIVVGVELEQNVDEEKTVNQIYRQLSSHSKGANALVTTNAEHLATMQEWGKAINKNKITEELDIYNGLGVMISKIKPNENLEIRKSNPSKEYLDQHRLPDVKK, from the coding sequence ATGTTTAAAAAGATTACTACTATCCTGATCGTGTTTCTAATTCTTGTCGCTTGTAATGGAATGAATGGAGAAGAAGGTCAACGACATTATTCAAATCCAACTGAACAAGATTTCAAAATAAACAAAAATAATATAGAAGATGCACCAATCGTCAAAAGAACATCTGCTGAATCGGCTAACGCAAAAGAACTTGTAAAATTGACAGAGCAAGTTAAAGGTGTCAAAAGTGCAAGAGCAATCGTAAGTGGTATTTATATCGTGGTTGGCGTAGAGTTAGAGCAAAATGTAGATGAAGAGAAAACCGTTAATCAAATATACCGACAATTAAGCAGTCATAGCAAAGGTGCAAATGCGCTCGTTACGACAAATGCTGAGCATCTTGCAACGATGCAAGAGTGGGGTAAGGCGATTAACAAGAATAAAATTACTGAGGAGCTCGATATTTACAATGGTTTAGGGGTTATGATCAGTAAGATAAAGCCAAATGAAAATTTGGAAATTCGCAAATCAAATCCGTCTAAAGAATATCTAGACCAACATAGACTACCTGACGTAAAGAAATAG
- the treP gene encoding PTS system trehalose-specific EIIBC component has product MSVNRETVQELIDALGGKENIHTATHCVTRLRLVLNDEGKVDSDRLNGIDLVRGSFSTNGQYQVVIGQGTVDEVYKVMVDITGIGESSKEDVKSAAEQNLNPLQRAVKVLADIFIPILPAIVTAGLLMGLNNVLTGPGIFYDEKSIVDVHAQWKDFADIINLIANTAFVFLPALIGWSAVKRFGGSPLLGIVLGLMLVHPGLLNAWDYGKALEEGNIPVWDLFGLSIEKVGYQGQVLPVLVAAYVLATIEKYLNKKIPDAFKLLIVAPVTLLITGFLAFIAIGPVTFTIGNVITDGLVGIFDNFAALGGIIYGGFYSLLVITGMHHTFLAVDLQLISSTGGTFLWPMLALSNIAQGSAALTMMWLTNDEKVKGLSITSAISAYLGITEPAMFGVNIRFKYPFIAAMISSAIAGLILTVNKVKATSIGVGGVPGFLSIQQGSWGAFFIGMVIVLFLPIILTFAYGKLKKQ; this is encoded by the coding sequence ATGAGCGTAAATCGGGAAACGGTCCAAGAGCTTATTGATGCGCTTGGTGGAAAAGAGAACATTCATACGGCAACGCATTGTGTAACACGACTTAGGCTCGTGTTAAATGACGAAGGAAAAGTCGATAGTGATCGTCTGAATGGTATTGACCTTGTAAGAGGATCCTTCTCTACAAATGGTCAGTATCAAGTGGTTATAGGTCAAGGGACTGTAGATGAAGTATATAAAGTGATGGTGGACATTACCGGTATCGGTGAGTCCTCCAAAGAAGATGTGAAAAGTGCAGCCGAACAGAACTTAAATCCGCTCCAACGAGCAGTTAAAGTACTTGCGGATATTTTCATTCCTATTCTCCCTGCCATTGTTACAGCTGGTTTGTTAATGGGATTGAACAATGTGTTAACTGGTCCAGGAATCTTTTATGATGAAAAGTCAATCGTCGATGTTCATGCTCAATGGAAAGACTTTGCTGATATCATCAACCTAATTGCGAACACCGCCTTCGTTTTTCTACCAGCATTAATTGGTTGGTCGGCAGTTAAAAGGTTCGGTGGAAGTCCATTGCTTGGGATTGTACTCGGTCTCATGCTCGTACATCCTGGTTTACTAAATGCATGGGATTATGGTAAAGCGCTTGAGGAAGGAAACATACCAGTATGGGACTTATTTGGTCTATCGATTGAGAAAGTAGGTTATCAAGGTCAAGTACTACCCGTATTAGTTGCAGCTTACGTATTAGCTACAATTGAAAAGTACTTGAACAAAAAAATACCAGATGCTTTCAAGCTTTTAATCGTAGCACCAGTTACTTTATTGATTACTGGATTCTTAGCATTCATTGCAATTGGTCCTGTTACATTTACAATCGGTAATGTCATTACAGACGGTCTAGTTGGTATCTTTGATAACTTTGCAGCCCTAGGTGGTATCATTTATGGTGGTTTCTACTCCTTACTCGTCATCACGGGCATGCATCATACATTCCTAGCAGTTGATTTACAATTGATTTCTAGCACAGGCGGAACTTTCTTATGGCCAATGCTAGCTCTTTCAAATATCGCTCAAGGTTCAGCGGCACTTACGATGATGTGGCTAACAAATGATGAGAAGGTGAAAGGCTTGTCGATTACTTCAGCCATTTCTGCGTATCTAGGCATCACTGAGCCAGCAATGTTTGGTGTGAATATTCGATTTAAGTATCCTTTCATCGCTGCGATGATTAGTTCAGCAATCGCTGGATTAATATTAACTGTAAACAAAGTAAAGGCAACATCGATTGGTGTCGGAGGAGTTCCCGGATTTCTATCTATCCAACAAGGTTCCTGGGGAGCGTTCTTCATCGGCATGGTTATCGTTTTATTCTTACCGATTATCCTAACATTTGCATATGGGAAATTGAAAAAGCAATAA